CGCAGGCTGTGACACAAATCAATCATAACCACTAACAGATAAGGAATTACCCCCGGCTCAGTGCGAACTCAGGCAAACAGTTCGTGCATAATTCGACCGTGGGGAACCAGCATCGTGGGGCGACCAGTATTAGTAAAGTATTCCATCACGGGATTGATCCCCAGACTGTGATATATCGTAGCGGCGATATCATCTGGTTTGATCTCGGTACTCTCATCTGGCGCATCTCCCGCTTTGGTCGTACCACCGATGAACTGACCGGGTTTGATTCCAGCCCCCGTCATCAGGCACCAGTTCACGCGCGGATAATGATCGCGTCCTGCATTGACGTTGATTTTGGGTGTGCGGCCGAACTCTCCCATAATCACAATTAGAGTACGATCCAGTAATCCTTTCTGCTTCAACATTTCCAACCCCGCCGTGATACCGCCATCCAATGCAGGCAGCAGTCGACGATGACCGGCAAAGTTTTCTGTATGCGTATCCCACCCATCATAGGTCACCGTGACAAAGGGAACACCATATTCAATCAGTCGACATCCCAGTAAGACAGACTGGTTGAATTCATCAGGCGTAAACAGATCACGAATCGGCTTTGATTCCTGTTCCACATCAAACGCCGCCCGCGCCCGCTTCGAAGTGATCATGTTATATGCCTGTAAGCCAAACTGATCCAGCGCTTCCAGCAGCTGGCTCTCAGTCGCTTCGTCTTTAAAACGCCGGTTCAATTTATCGAGCAGCTGCTGTCTCTGATTGACCTTTTCCAGTGTGAGGCCTTCAGGCAGCGAAATCCCGCGCACCTGAAAAGGCTGCCCTGGTCGCGGCACAGTATTCGTTTTGAAAGGCGCATAAGCATCCCCCATATAGCCGGCATTCCACTCGGTTTTGGGAATCGCGACATAGCCCGGCAGATCGGGCTTACTCGAAATTTCTTTACTGACTACCGAACCCAGTGAGGGATAAATCAGCGCGGGCACCGGTCGATTCCCTGTAGAAATCCAGGACTGTCCCTGAGGATGAGCACCCGCCGAATGCGAGATGCCGCGAATTAATGTAAACTGATCCGCTTTTGCTGCATACTTTGGCATGTGTTCACAGACATTAAATCCGGAAAGACACGTCTGAATCGATTTAAACTCTCCCTGAGTCTCAGTCGGCGCTTCAGGTTTCCTGTCCAGCGTGTCCAGATGCGAGACGCCTCCCGCCAGATTCAGAAACAAAACCGCATCTGCTTTCGTTTTCTTCGGAGCCTCTGAATCTGAATTGGCAGCAGACAGCTTCAGGAATCCAGGTAGAGATAATCCGAGCCCACTCAGAAAACCGATCTGTAAGGCACTGCGTCTGCTGATTAAATCGGGTTGATTCATCTTCTTTACTCTTTCCAGAAACGGTCATTTCCCGTCAGTCTGACTGGATCAATGGTTGGTAATGAATTCCTGAGTATTCAGTAAAACCCACATCAGATCATGCAGACCTTCCTGAATCTGTTCCGTTTTCTGTAGATGCTGCAGACTCTCTTTCAATTCCTGCTTTTCCGGAAATCTTGAAAGTGTCCGCAGGTACGCCTCGGTCACCAGTTTTTCCTGTTCCGCCTGTGTGAATGATTTCCCCTTCAATTCCATCAGCCAGCTGTCCGAACGTGTCAGGTGGCCCAGCATTTCTGAATCATTCCGCACATAAAGCGACTGCAGTAACGTGGGTTCATCCTGTCGTTCGCAATCACAGTTCGTCGTCCGCAGTGGTTTTCCGAATACCAGCAGAGAAAAATCAATCGCCCGGGTCTGATAGGAAAGCGGATGCTGTGTAATTTTACGGCGGTCGGTCTGAGTCGCCAGTTTTGCCAACTGTTTCTCACTGGCAGTGGCCTGCAGAATCGCATCAATGGCGACTTCCGCTGGTAAACGTCTCAAAACCGTGTGACTGAAATTACGGACATCCTTACGATTTGTCGGATGCGGTCGCCAGCTGAGCTGATAGGTACGGCTGTTGGCAATCGTCCGATGCAGCCACTTCATGTCATATCCACTCTTAATGAACCCATTCACCAGGTAATCGAGCAGAGCCTTGTTGCTGGGTGGATTGGCTTGATTCAGATCATCCGGTGGATTGATGATGCCCACATTAAAATAGTGAGCCCAGATCCGGTTTACGAACGCTTTGGCAAAATAATGATTCGGTTCGTTCAGCATCCACTGCATCAACAACTCTCGTGGATCACTGCTCTCACTGATATCAATTTCCTCTCCCCCCAGTAGTTTGGCAACCTGCTTTTCTGTTTTGGCAGGTTCGATATAAACTTCACGCCAGGGGATCGATCGTCCTTCCGCTGCGATTCGTAAATAACTCTGCCTCCGTAACGCAGCCGTATTCAACTTCACGGGAACCCCCAGCATATTCCGGGTCTGTTCATGCAGAACCGCAGCATCAGGAGGCACTCCAAATTTGACCCGGGTAAAGAATTCCGTAAAGAGTTCAAAATCCTGCTTGGACCATTCATCAAAAGGATGTTTATGGCATTGCGCACAATCCAGACGCATTCCCAGAAAGGTATAGCCAAAGGCCAGAGCTTTATCAGAAGGGACAGACATGTTACCCCGCGCCCAGTAGTGCGGCATGGTGTTATCCATCGCAGTAAAGTCGGCCCGGTCTTTAATACTGGTAAACTCACTCTGCTGGGCCATGAATTCTTCAAACGTCTGTCCTGGAAGACGGCTGGTTCCCAGAATAATACCAGATACGATTTTGTCCCAGCCAACATTGTCTGCCACACGTCTCTGAATCCAGGCATTCCACTGACCAGCAACCGGTTGCGCCATTTCTGTCGCTCCTAAATAGCCGGCATTGCTCCCCGTGAGATCGGACAGCTTCATACTCCACCAGGCCACATACGCAGGTCGCTCGAGCAGTTCCTCAATTTTCTGTGCCCGTTTTTCCGTAGTAGTATCTTTGAGAAACTCCCGAATTTCGTCAGGAGCAGGCAGCGTACCCGTCATATCCAGGCTGACGCGTCTTAAAAATTCCTCATCCGTGCACAATACTGATGGCTGGATTCCCAGTTGACGCAACTTGTTGACCACATGCTCATCGACTTTGGTCGGCGTCGGTACATCGGGATATCGATTGTCCTCATACTTCTTAACAGGCAGAATGACCTGAGTGGAAAAGATGCCGTTGTCATAATAGGAAATAACATAAGTATCTCCGGGACCTTTGACATGGATCGTTCCCTCCGGTGTGACTTCCGCGACACTGTCATCTTTTGATTCAAATCGGGTCAAGCAGGTCACGTCTTCACGTGTGCCGTCCGACCAGACAGCGATTGCGTTGAGGGAGAATGTATCTCCCTTCTCAGAAAAGACTACCTGCTGCGGCGTTACATCCAGGCGAACAAATCGGGGCGCTGTTTTAGTTGTTGATTTTGCGCCTGCTTTAATCCACTCACGTAACAGACTCTGCTCCCAGCCGCCGGGAGGCAGTCTCAATCCTCCTTCATGTTCGTCTTCCGAAGTTGGTTTATTCAGCACCAGACTTTTTTCAGGTTGTTCTTTGTCAATCCGTTTCAGCAGGTTGTCATGATCCTGCTTGAAATCATAGCCAAACATCGATAGCTGAAACCCGCCACGTCCCTGAAATGAGCCATGGCAGTTCCGGCTGTTACACCCTAGCCTGCCTAACAGAGGGATGACATGCTGTTGAAAATCAGGTATGAGTTTTTCACCGGCTGCAATCCGTTCCTGAATGGGTGGCAGGATTGCCTTCATTTTGGTTGAATCTGATTCAGCAAATAAAGCGGGTGCTGTTGAAGTAACTGACTTCTCACCAACAAAAACGTTCGTCTTTCCCAGTCTCTTTTTGAGTTGTTGTAACGAGGAAGAAGGTAACCCCGTATATTGGACCTCCAGACCTTTCAGTTGAATCAGACTGGATAATGCTTCCACAGCAACTGGTTCTAACTTCGTTCTGTTCAGCGAGAGATACTCAAGGCTCTTTAATGAATTGAGCGATGATAACTCAGTTCCGGTCACTTCTGTCCGTGCAAGATACAGAACTTTCAGTTGTTTCAGTTGCGCCAGCAGTTTCAAACCGGTATCACTGACTTTCGTTCCAGACAGAAACAACACTTCCAGATTATTCAGATCAGCCAGCGCCTGCATTCCCTGATCGGTTACATTCAAATTTCGTAAGGAAAGCACCTTGAGTTGCTTCAGGGAAGACAACTCCTGCAGACCAGCATCGGTGACTTTTGTGTTGTCCAGATACAGACGCTCCAGTTTGTTGAGTTTCTGTAAACAACTCAATCCGGAATCACCGACCGCGGATTCGGAGAGCATCAGAGTATCCAGGTTGGTCGACTCTCGAATATGCAGGAGTGCCTCATCACCAATGTGAGGGCAGACCAGCGCAAGATAATCGAGTTGGTGGAACTGTTCCAGTTGAGCCAACGCTTCAAGTGTAACATGCGGTTTGCTTAACCGGACGAGACGAACGCTGCCATCTTTATTTGTCTGCAGGTTCGTACAGAATCGCCGTAGTCCTTCCACTGCAAGCTGTTCGGGAGTTTTGGCTTCAACGGGAGCCTTAACCTCCGCTGCAAAAACCGGCTGCGCGAAAACCACCACAAGCAAGATCAGAATAGATCGCCATCGGACCTGCATCTCTCACCTCTTCGAATATCAATTCCAACAGGTATCTGATTGAGCCACTTAGATAAGCATACTTTAATACGTACACCCTATCTAAGCAATGTTAAATAAATAACTGCCCGCTGATTTTCGAGAATTCGGTAGTCCGCCTGGTGGTCACAAGACCGATTTATTGCGCTGTCCAGCCCCCATCTATAGTCCAACAGGCGCCGGTGATTGACTTCGCCTGGTCAGAACACAAATAAAGAACCATCGCAGCGACCTCCGCAGGCTCAATCATCTTTCCGGTTGCAGATGCTTTCAAAAAGACCTGGCTTTCGACCTCTTCTGTGCTGATCCCCAGCGTCCTTGCCTGCGCAGCGATCTGCTGTTCGACCAGCGGCGTCCTCACATAGGCAGGGCAAATCACATTCGCGGTAATCTGAAATGGTCCCCCTTCCAGAGCCGTCGATTTTGTCAGTCCCACCAGACCATGTTTCGCCGCGATATAACCAGCTTTGTTGAGCGACGCTACCTGGGAATGAATTGACCCCATATTAATAATGCGCCCCCAGCCCTGCTGCTTCATGCCCGGAAAGACATACCTGGTTAACAGAAACGGCGCTGTCAGCATCACCTGCAACATGTTTTCCCATGTTGATTCCGGAAATTCTTCCAACGGTGCCACATGCTGAAAACCTGCATTATTGACCAGAATGTCAATTGATCCAAACTCACTTAACGTCTGTTCGACCAGAGACTGACAGGCGGCCTGTTGGGAGAGATCAGTGGGAATAAACTGTGTACGCTGATGCTCGGCTAAAAGGTCCACAAGATAGCCCGGTTCGTTCCGGTCAGCGATCACGACATGACAACCTTCATGAAACAGTGCCTGGGCGATTTCAGCTCCAATGCCACTCGCGGCTCCTGTAATCAAAGCAGTTCGAGGTTTAGACATCAGGGTTCCTCATGTAAAATCTGTTGGATGCGGGCCAGTTTCTCATCTCTCCAGGCGGCCCATTCCCCGGGGCTTTTCTGATTCAGATAATCTTGTGTTCCGGAGACCGCCTTCTGTTTTGCCGATTCAGGAATACTCGACCAGCATTCCATATCTTCCCAGTATGCTTCAAAGGAAGCCCCGATCGTATCGATAAATTTCTGATAGCCGCCTGCGCCGCCGCCGAGTTCATAGATCAGATGCTGGCCCATCAGCGCCCACCGCAGACCTGGCCCCTGGCAGAGTGCGGCATCAATATCTTCCACACTGGCCACACCCGCATCCAGCAATGCCAGTGATTCCCTCCAGACCGCCGCTGCCAGACGATTGGCAATGTGCCCGGGTACTTCCTTGTTTAAGACCACCGGATGTTTTCCCAGTCCAAGAAAAAATGCTTTGACTGTTTCCATTGTCTCAACTGCGGTCTGCTCACCGGGAACCAGTTCCACGAGGGGGATCAGATGTGGCGGATTGAAGGGATGCGCAATCAGTGCCCGCTCGGGATGCTGCATCACCGCCTGCATCCGCGTCATCAACAGTCCTGATGAACTGCTGGCCAAAATTGCTCTTTCCGGTGCATGCTGCTCGAACTGCCGATAAACGTCTGCTTTGATTGCATAATCTTCGATCACCGACTCCTGCACATATTCGATGTCAGTCAGCAGTTCCGCCAGTGAAGCAGCGACCTTCAGCTTCCCCTCTGCTGTTGCGGCATCCTCGCGAGTCAGCAGTTCCAGATCTGCCAGACGTTGAAGATTTCGGACCGACTGCTCCCACGCCTGCTGTTTGACCGTATCGTCCACATCAAAGATACGGACCTTCAGCCCCTGCGCGGCAAAAAAAGTAGCCCAACTGGCACCGATGAGCCCTGCTCCCAGAA
The sequence above is a segment of the Gimesia algae genome. Coding sequences within it:
- a CDS encoding DUF1501 domain-containing protein; this encodes MNQPDLISRRSALQIGFLSGLGLSLPGFLKLSAANSDSEAPKKTKADAVLFLNLAGGVSHLDTLDRKPEAPTETQGEFKSIQTCLSGFNVCEHMPKYAAKADQFTLIRGISHSAGAHPQGQSWISTGNRPVPALIYPSLGSVVSKEISSKPDLPGYVAIPKTEWNAGYMGDAYAPFKTNTVPRPGQPFQVRGISLPEGLTLEKVNQRQQLLDKLNRRFKDEATESQLLEALDQFGLQAYNMITSKRARAAFDVEQESKPIRDLFTPDEFNQSVLLGCRLIEYGVPFVTVTYDGWDTHTENFAGHRRLLPALDGGITAGLEMLKQKGLLDRTLIVIMGEFGRTPKINVNAGRDHYPRVNWCLMTGAGIKPGQFIGGTTKAGDAPDESTEIKPDDIAATIYHSLGINPVMEYFTNTGRPTMLVPHGRIMHELFA
- a CDS encoding DUF1549 domain-containing protein is translated as MQVRWRSILILLVVVFAQPVFAAEVKAPVEAKTPEQLAVEGLRRFCTNLQTNKDGSVRLVRLSKPHVTLEALAQLEQFHQLDYLALVCPHIGDEALLHIRESTNLDTLMLSESAVGDSGLSCLQKLNKLERLYLDNTKVTDAGLQELSSLKQLKVLSLRNLNVTDQGMQALADLNNLEVLFLSGTKVSDTGLKLLAQLKQLKVLYLARTEVTGTELSSLNSLKSLEYLSLNRTKLEPVAVEALSSLIQLKGLEVQYTGLPSSSLQQLKKRLGKTNVFVGEKSVTSTAPALFAESDSTKMKAILPPIQERIAAGEKLIPDFQQHVIPLLGRLGCNSRNCHGSFQGRGGFQLSMFGYDFKQDHDNLLKRIDKEQPEKSLVLNKPTSEDEHEGGLRLPPGGWEQSLLREWIKAGAKSTTKTAPRFVRLDVTPQQVVFSEKGDTFSLNAIAVWSDGTREDVTCLTRFESKDDSVAEVTPEGTIHVKGPGDTYVISYYDNGIFSTQVILPVKKYEDNRYPDVPTPTKVDEHVVNKLRQLGIQPSVLCTDEEFLRRVSLDMTGTLPAPDEIREFLKDTTTEKRAQKIEELLERPAYVAWWSMKLSDLTGSNAGYLGATEMAQPVAGQWNAWIQRRVADNVGWDKIVSGIILGTSRLPGQTFEEFMAQQSEFTSIKDRADFTAMDNTMPHYWARGNMSVPSDKALAFGYTFLGMRLDCAQCHKHPFDEWSKQDFELFTEFFTRVKFGVPPDAAVLHEQTRNMLGVPVKLNTAALRRQSYLRIAAEGRSIPWREVYIEPAKTEKQVAKLLGGEEIDISESSDPRELLMQWMLNEPNHYFAKAFVNRIWAHYFNVGIINPPDDLNQANPPSNKALLDYLVNGFIKSGYDMKWLHRTIANSRTYQLSWRPHPTNRKDVRNFSHTVLRRLPAEVAIDAILQATASEKQLAKLATQTDRRKITQHPLSYQTRAIDFSLLVFGKPLRTTNCDCERQDEPTLLQSLYVRNDSEMLGHLTRSDSWLMELKGKSFTQAEQEKLVTEAYLRTLSRFPEKQELKESLQHLQKTEQIQEGLHDLMWVLLNTQEFITNH
- a CDS encoding 3-hydroxybutyrate dehydrogenase; the encoded protein is MSKPRTALITGAASGIGAEIAQALFHEGCHVVIADRNEPGYLVDLLAEHQRTQFIPTDLSQQAACQSLVEQTLSEFGSIDILVNNAGFQHVAPLEEFPESTWENMLQVMLTAPFLLTRYVFPGMKQQGWGRIINMGSIHSQVASLNKAGYIAAKHGLVGLTKSTALEGGPFQITANVICPAYVRTPLVEQQIAAQARTLGISTEEVESQVFLKASATGKMIEPAEVAAMVLYLCSDQAKSITGACWTIDGGWTAQ
- a CDS encoding 3-hydroxyacyl-CoA dehydrogenase family protein, whose product is MQEIGILGAGLIGASWATFFAAQGLKVRIFDVDDTVKQQAWEQSVRNLQRLADLELLTREDAATAEGKLKVAASLAELLTDIEYVQESVIEDYAIKADVYRQFEQHAPERAILASSSSGLLMTRMQAVMQHPERALIAHPFNPPHLIPLVELVPGEQTAVETMETVKAFFLGLGKHPVVLNKEVPGHIANRLAAAVWRESLALLDAGVASVEDIDAALCQGPGLRWALMGQHLIYELGGGAGGYQKFIDTIGASFEAYWEDMECWSSIPESAKQKAVSGTQDYLNQKSPGEWAAWRDEKLARIQQILHEEP